A genomic window from Thunnus thynnus chromosome 12, fThuThy2.1, whole genome shotgun sequence includes:
- the LOC137194600 gene encoding cAMP-responsive element modulator-like isoform X2: MAVTGDETESAATGDIPAYQLRSPNSGLAQSIVMAASPGSMQSPSSQHAEEITRKREVRLMKNREAARECRRKKKEYVKCLENRVAVLENQNKTLIEELKALKDIYCHKAE, encoded by the exons ATGGCTGTGACTGGGGATGAGACTGAGTCAG CTGCCACTGGAGACATACCCGCCTACCAGCTGAGGTCACCCAACTCGGGCCTGGCTCAGAGCATCGTGATGGCCGCGTCACCGGGCTCCATGCAGAGCCCGTCATCGCAGCACGCCGAAGAGATCACCCGCAAGAGAGAAGTGCGGCTGATGAAAAACAG GGAGGCAGCTCGTGAATGCcgcaggaaaaagaaagagtaCGTCAAATGTCTGGAAAACCGCGTGGCCGTgttggaaaaccaaaacaagaccCTGATTGAAGAGCTGAAAGCACTGAAGGACATTTATTGCCACAAAGCCGAGTAG